The following proteins come from a genomic window of Diceros bicornis minor isolate mBicDic1 chromosome 4, mDicBic1.mat.cur, whole genome shotgun sequence:
- the LOC131403290 gene encoding olfactory receptor 10R2-like: MANSSCVTEFLLLGFSSLGELQLVLFVVFLCLYLIILSGNIIIISVIHLDHSLHKPMYFFLCVLSTSEIFYTIVILPKMLINLLSALRTLSFMSCATQMFFFLGFAITNCLLLGVMGYDRYAAVCRPLHYPIIMSWKACGQLAATCIVSGFLLSLEGTTLVFSLPFCGSNKINHYFCDISPVIRLACAETYISELVIFIFGVLVLIVPLIFICISYGFIVHTILKIPSAEGKQKAFSTCASHLIVVIVHYGCASFVYLRPSAKYTSNKDRLATVTYTIITPLLNPVVYSLRNKDVQLAIQKMIGKTGFSLKTL; encoded by the coding sequence ATGGCCAATTCCTCCTGTGTTACTGAGTTCCTCTTGCTAGGTTTCTCCAGCCTTGGGGAATTGCAGCTTGTCCTCTTTGTGGTCTTTCTCTGCCTCTACTTGATCATCCTGAGTGgaaacatcatcatcatctcggTCATCCACTTGGATCACAGCCTCCACAAACCCATGTACTTCTTTCTGTGTGTCCTCTCTACCTCTGAGATCTTCTACACAATTGTTATCCTGCCCAAGATGCTTATCAACCTGCTCTCTGCACTCAGGACACTCTCCTTCATGAGTTGTGCCACCCAGATGTTCTTCTTCCTTGGTTTTGCTATCACTAATTGCCTGCTTCTGGGAGTGATGGGTTATGATCGTTATGCTGCCGTCTGCCGGCCTTTGCACTACCCCATTATTATGAGTTGGAAGGCGTGTGGACAACTGGCAGCAACCTGTATTGTTAGTGGCTTCCTATTATCTCTGGAAGGAACAACTTTGGTGTTTAGCCTCCCTTTCTGTGGCTCCAACAAGATCAACCACTACTTTTGTGATATTTCACCAGTCATCCGTCTCGCTTGTGCTGAAACCTACATCAGTGAACTGGTCATCTTCATTTTTGGGGTCTTAGTGCTTATTGTACCCTTGATCTTCATCTGCATTTCTTATGGCTTTATTGTCCATACCATCCTGAAGATTCCATCAGCTGAAGGCAAGCaaaaagccttctccacctgtgccTCCCATCTCATTGTGGTCATTGTCCATTATGGCTGTGCTTCCTTTGTCTACCTGCGACCCTCAGCCAAATACACATCAAACAAAGACAGGTTGGCGACAGTGACCTATACCATCATCACCCCACTGTTGAACCCTGTGGTATACAGCCTCAGGAACAAAGACGTACAGCTGGCCATTCAGAAAATGATTGGGAAGACTGGGTTCTCTCTTAAGACTTTATAA